In Campylobacter concisus, a genomic segment contains:
- the fliM gene encoding flagellar motor switch protein FliM encodes MADILSQEEIDALLEVVDEDGDTSNIEVEERSQGEQKQIIIYDFKRPNRVSKEQLRAIKGIHDKLARNLASQISSVMRSIVEIRLHSVDQMTYGEFLMSLPSPTSFNVFSIKPLDGNCVLEINPSIAFPMIDRLLGGTGENFEANRELTDIEVNLLDAVLRMIMQRLKESWSMITDMYPNVEAKESSPNVVQIVSQNEIVIMVVMEIIVGGSSGMINLCYPVIYLEPILSRLANRDIMLGETSAKKSRNKELKTLIGRAEILYEAILGKSIISVNEFLNLKEGDILRLDRGADDKAIVCIDKKEVFLAEVGLHRFRKSIRIEQLIRSDKDEIKNILEKYEEERKAKLMAYEANERKMEEEEDDENDE; translated from the coding sequence ATGGCTGATATTTTAAGTCAAGAAGAGATAGACGCGCTACTTGAAGTTGTTGATGAAGACGGCGATACGAGTAATATCGAGGTCGAAGAGAGATCGCAAGGCGAACAAAAACAGATTATTATTTATGATTTTAAGCGTCCAAACCGCGTTAGTAAAGAGCAACTCCGTGCGATAAAAGGCATCCATGATAAGCTTGCTAGAAATTTGGCTAGTCAAATTTCTAGTGTGATGAGAAGTATTGTCGAGATCAGACTTCACAGTGTTGATCAGATGACTTATGGCGAATTTTTGATGAGTTTGCCAAGCCCAACGAGCTTTAACGTCTTTTCTATAAAACCGCTTGATGGAAACTGTGTTTTGGAGATAAATCCAAGCATTGCCTTTCCGATGATAGATCGTTTGCTTGGCGGAACTGGTGAAAATTTTGAGGCAAATAGAGAACTAACCGACATTGAAGTAAATTTGCTTGATGCGGTACTTAGAATGATCATGCAGCGTCTTAAAGAGAGCTGGTCGATGATAACTGATATGTACCCAAATGTGGAAGCTAAGGAGAGCAGTCCAAATGTCGTACAGATCGTCTCTCAAAATGAGATCGTCATCATGGTCGTTATGGAGATCATAGTTGGTGGCTCAAGCGGTATGATAAATTTATGCTATCCAGTCATCTATCTTGAACCGATACTCTCACGCCTTGCAAACAGGGACATTATGCTTGGTGAAACGAGTGCAAAAAAAAGTAGAAACAAAGAGCTAAAAACACTTATCGGACGAGCAGAAATTTTATATGAAGCCATACTTGGCAAATCGATCATCAGCGTAAATGAGTTTTTAAATTTAAAAGAAGGCGATATTTTAAGGCTTGATAGAGGAGCTGATGATAAGGCGATCGTTTGTATCGATAAAAAAGAAGTTTTCTTAGCTGAAGTTGGGCTTCATAGATTTAGAAAATCTATAAGGATTGAGCAGTTAATACGCTCTGATAAAGATGAGATCAAAAATATCTTAGAAAAATACGAAGAAGAGCGAAAAGCAAAGCTGATGGCGTATGAAGCTAATGAGCGCAAAATGGAAGAAGAAGAGGACGATGAAAATGATGAATGA
- a CDS encoding P-loop NTPase — translation MNNQAQKLQNLVQSQSKSKNTHFIAITSGKGGVGKSTISANLANVLSKNGYKVGLFDADIGLANLDVILNVKMGKNLLHVLKGECSLKDILIPINKNLILIPGESGDEILKFNNQFLFERFLDEARELDELDFLIIDTGAGIGGSTQLFLEAADEVVVVTVPDPAAITDAYAVIKIVSRFKNSELLLLNMVKNEAEATRIYENIKRVANANIGPSLNLELIGFVTSDKNVSRSIKQRTLFTDDAAYAEPSAQIKQIASNLLYRLERKVLNDEQSRSFGGFFKRLIEQF, via the coding sequence ATGAATAACCAAGCGCAAAAACTACAAAATTTAGTCCAGTCTCAAAGCAAGAGTAAAAATACGCATTTTATTGCGATAACTAGCGGTAAAGGCGGTGTTGGTAAGAGTACGATAAGTGCAAATTTAGCAAATGTCTTATCAAAAAATGGCTACAAAGTAGGGCTATTTGACGCTGATATCGGCCTTGCAAACCTTGACGTCATCTTAAATGTAAAAATGGGTAAAAATTTACTTCACGTGCTAAAAGGCGAGTGCAGCCTAAAAGATATCTTGATACCTATAAATAAAAATTTGATCCTCATCCCTGGCGAAAGCGGCGATGAAATTTTGAAATTTAACAATCAATTTTTATTTGAGAGGTTTTTAGATGAGGCGAGAGAGCTTGATGAGCTTGATTTTTTGATCATCGATACTGGAGCTGGCATAGGTGGTAGCACGCAGCTATTTTTAGAGGCAGCTGATGAGGTCGTGGTGGTGACTGTGCCTGATCCTGCGGCGATAACTGATGCATACGCTGTCATAAAGATCGTCTCAAGGTTTAAAAATAGCGAGCTTTTGCTTTTAAATATGGTAAAAAATGAAGCAGAAGCGACTAGAATTTATGAAAATATCAAACGCGTTGCTAATGCAAATATCGGGCCTAGCTTAAATTTAGAGCTTATAGGATTTGTGACTTCTGATAAGAATGTTTCAAGAAGTATAAAACAACGAACGCTTTTTACAGACGACGCTGCTTATGCTGAGCCTAGCGCTCAGATAAAACAGATAGCTTCGAATTTACTTTATAGGTTGGAACGAAAAGTGCTTAACGATGAGCAAAGCAGGAGCTTTGGGGGCTTCTTTAAGCGTTTGATAGAACAATTTTGA
- a CDS encoding RNA polymerase sigma factor FliA, whose amino-acid sequence MHELKQKQLNAYKNTIKKEQDEIVLKYMPALRAMAFRLKERLPSSIDTNDLISIGVEEMIKLSRKYDKEQNDSFWGYGKKRIYGSMLDYLRTLDVVSRSDRKLVKSINSEIDNYFNEFEEEPSDEYLAEKLNEDIEKIREARGVSGIITILPIDEQMELIGQNDVEKSIEREDLILKIEEALKDFDERDQMLVQLYYYEELNLKEISQIMNISESRISQIHKRLLDRIRRSLGV is encoded by the coding sequence ATGCACGAGTTAAAGCAAAAGCAGCTTAACGCTTATAAAAATACGATAAAAAAGGAACAAGACGAAATCGTCTTAAAATACATGCCAGCACTGCGTGCTATGGCGTTTAGACTTAAAGAGAGGTTGCCATCAAGCATAGATACAAATGACCTGATAAGCATTGGTGTTGAAGAGATGATAAAACTTAGCAGGAAGTATGACAAGGAGCAAAATGACTCTTTTTGGGGTTATGGCAAAAAGAGAATTTATGGCTCCATGCTTGATTATCTAAGGACGCTTGATGTTGTTAGCAGAAGCGATAGAAAGCTAGTAAAGAGCATAAATAGTGAGATAGATAACTATTTTAATGAATTTGAAGAAGAGCCAAGCGATGAGTATTTGGCCGAAAAGCTTAATGAAGATATTGAGAAGATAAGAGAGGCAAGAGGTGTTAGCGGTATCATTACTATCTTACCAATAGACGAGCAAATGGAGCTAATTGGTCAAAATGATGTCGAGAAAAGCATTGAGAGAGAGGATCTCATTTTAAAAATAGAAGAAGCTTTAAAAGATTTTGACGAAAGAGATCAGATGTTGGTTCAGCTTTATTATTATGAAGAGCTAAATTTAAAAGAGATAAGCCAGATCATGAATATTAGCGAGAGTAGAATTTCACAAATTCATAAACGTTTGCTTGATCGTATTAGGCGTAGCTTGGGGGTTTAA